TATAGTAGAGTTAATCTCTTGAATTTCCTTTTTTAACTCTTCATTTGTCTGTGCAAACGATTGATTAGTAATAACTAAGATTAATAAAAGTAAAAAGTATTTCATATTATTTCTTTTTAAGAATTTCTAACAGAGTTGTTACTTGAGATTGACATTCTTTTAAGCTATCTATCAAGTCTTTTTCTTTTAATAAATACTCCTTTTGTGCTTCTACCATGCTAGAAAAGTCATTATTAGAAATAGTAATATTTCCATTATTTCCATTGATATTACTACCAAAACTTTTACTACCATCTAAATTATTAATTAACTGTTGTCTACTATCTATTAACATATCACCTTTATCTAGAATCAACCAATATGGATTAGTTTGGGGGTAAGTAAGCAATATATTCCTTATTGCGTCGGAATTTACAGGTCTATTCTTCTTATCCCCTGTAAAGTTACTATAAGTTATTCCTATCTTTTTAAAGAACTCCTGCTTAGTAACCTCCACGTTTTCAGCTAGTAGAAGTATTCTTTCCTTAATGTTAGTCATTTTATTCTCCATACTGTTGTTTTATAGAGAAATAATTCCCTATATTTGTAATGTAATTAATTAATTGTTTAACACAACGAATAAAACAAAAATAATCAAAAAATGTAATACTCACTATGATCACTAAACAACTTGATTTACGTACTCCTTTACAAAAGGAGAAAGACGAAAGAAATAAAAAAATATATGAAGAGTATTTAAGTATACTCCAAAATCCTCCAGAAGGTGCAACTAAGTGGGCTATTTGGCGTGCGCTTGGGCAAAAACATGGAGGTCTTCATCCTCAAGGTGTCAGAGCTGTTATATTAAAAATGGAAAAAAATAAATAACAACAAATTTATCGGAATTATGCAAAAAATTGATCCAAACTTACCAATTTGGCAATTAACAGTAGCCGAATTAAAAGAGATTTTAAGTTCTTCTAATCAGAATCAAAATAAACCTAAAGAAAAAACATCTCCATCAGTAAAAATTGAATATGTATATGGAATTAATGGTTTAGCAAAACTATTAGGTTGTTCTAAAAGTCATGCATCAAAACTAAAATCAGAAGGAATTTTTGATGAAGCAATTATTCAAAACGGAAGAAAAATTATTGTTAATAAAGATAAGGCATTAGAGCTTTTTAATAATAAAGATTAGACATGAAACAAATTAATCCTAATAAAAATATTTCTGAGCTTACAGTATTGGAATTTATTGAGCTACAGAATAGTTTAAACTACAATAAAACAAGAAATTATGTTTATGGAATTAAAGGTCTTGCAAAACTTCTGGGATGTTCAAGATCTAAAGCCTCAAATATAAAGCAGTCCGGCATACTTGACGAAGCGATATTTCAAAATGGAAATATCATAATCATTGATGCAGATAAAGCATTGCAACTATTTGGTAATAAAGTATGAAACAAATTGAATTAACACATAGTTTTTGGAAATTCAACCAAACACACTCTCTAGGCGCTAGTGCAATTGCTTTTTATTTGTTTCTACTTAATAAGTATGCAGATAATAATTATGAATCATTAGTAATTTCAGATATAGAGATTAAAAATGAACTTAATTTATCAAGACCTACAATT
This portion of the Empedobacter stercoris genome encodes:
- a CDS encoding transcriptional regulator, whose amino-acid sequence is MENKMTNIKERILLLAENVEVTKQEFFKKIGITYSNFTGDKKNRPVNSDAIRNILLTYPQTNPYWLILDKGDMLIDSRQQLINNLDGSKSFGSNINGNNGNITISNNDFSSMVEAQKEYLLKEKDLIDSLKECQSQVTTLLEILKKK
- a CDS encoding DUF3853 family protein — its product is MQKIDPNLPIWQLTVAELKEILSSSNQNQNKPKEKTSPSVKIEYVYGINGLAKLLGCSKSHASKLKSEGIFDEAIIQNGRKIIVNKDKALELFNNKD
- a CDS encoding DUF3853 family protein, with protein sequence MKQINPNKNISELTVLEFIELQNSLNYNKTRNYVYGIKGLAKLLGCSRSKASNIKQSGILDEAIFQNGNIIIIDADKALQLFGNKV